Within the Oncorhynchus mykiss isolate Arlee unplaced genomic scaffold, USDA_OmykA_1.1 un_scaffold_161, whole genome shotgun sequence genome, the region gcaggtgattacgggtctcgtcccgtggtGTTACTCATTGTCTTATTTATTCGAgctactcctcgctcttttgtttgggattcaaccctgtgttttgtttacGTTTTTGTTTGGTCTTCGGTCCCGTGCCGTCACACTGCACGCTGCAATTTGGGAAATAAAAccccctattacgcattcctgcgcctgtctcccgacaCATTTAAACCAGCGTGATaaatacagcccttagctgtggtatattggcacTATATACCAGAAACCACAGATCTGCCTTATTGCTATAATACAGTTAGTTACCTGTTGTCTGTAGTTATAATACAGGATACAGTTCCCTGTTGTCAGTAGTTATAATACAGGATACAGTTCCCTGTTGTCTGTAGTTATAATACAGGATACAGTTCCCTGAGTTGTCAGTACCTGTAGTGACCTCCACCACCTTATTGGTCTCTCCTGACTCCTCCTCATTGGCCCTGGCAGGAATGTCCTCCACAAAGTTATCCAGAGTAGAAATGACCTCATCAGGGTCAAAGTTTAAAAGGTTGTCCTTAAACGTGATGATCTTGTTGGCGTCGTTCGACTCCAGATCCACaccctccaggatctcctcccctcccatggtgttgctctccgtctctccccgaGGACGGTGGGGGCTGAGTGGGCTAGCGGGGTCCCGAGACTTCCCTGGTATGGATCTCATGGAGCCTTCAACTGGGTCCAGCAGCACTTCTAGAGGAGGGGTCAGATATTTGGCACACATGTGTGAATGAGAGTGAGAAGGGCCCAAAGCCTAGGGTAGGGGAACTATAGAGTGGACCTGACCTATGGAATGTAGGggctaacgtgtgtgtgtgtgtgtgtgtgtgtgtgtgtgtgtgtgtgtgtgtgtgtgtgtgtgtgtgtgtgtgtgtgtgtgtgtgtgtgtgtgtgtgtgtgtgtgtggtgtgtgtgtgtgtgtggagtaatcTCAGTCAGAAAATTCAGTGCCTTATGAATGATTACATTGTCTCTGTAACCAACACATAcgatccctcagtcaagcagtgaatttcaaacacaggttcaaacacaaagtccagggaggttttccaatgcctcacaaagggcaCATGTTGGTAAATTGGTCAAAAGCATTgaacatccctttgagcatgttgaagttattaattacaatttgaatggtgtatcaatacacccagtcactacaaagatacaggcatccttcctaattcagttgccggagaagagggaaactgctcagggatttcaccatgaggccaatggtgattttaaaacagttacagagtttaatggctgtgatgggagaaaactaagaatggatcaacaacattgtagttattccacagTACCAACATACatgacagagggaaaagaaggaagcaaATAATAATAACAGAATACAAATAATTCTAAAACAGAATACAAATAATTCTGAAACAGAATACAAATAATTCTAAAACAGAATACAAATAATTCTAAAACAGAATACAAATAATTCTAAAACAGAATACAAATAATTCTAAAACAGAATACAAATCATTCTGAAACAGAATACACATcattgcaacaaggcactaaagtaatactgcaaagaatgtggcaTAGCAATTCACTTTTAtcctaaatacaaagtgttatgtttgggtcaaatccaatacattgctaagtaccactctccatattttcaagaatagtgttggctgcatcatgttatgggtatgcttgtaatcgttaagtaccggggagtttttttaggataaaaaaaagaaacggaatggagctaaacaggcaaaatcctagaagaaaacctggatcagtctgctttccaacagacactgggtgtcacgttcgttgaatggaggagaccaaggcgcagcgtgagatgAACACAtcttattttaatgaagacaaagAAACAAACTACAAAAAGAAACATGAAGCTAAATAtagtgctgacacaggcaactaacacaTAGACAATGACCCACGaattacccaaggaatatggctgcctaaatatggttcccaatcagagacaacgataaacagctgcctctgattgagaaccaatctaggcaaccatagacatacaaaacacctagactagtaaacacccatagacatacaaaacccctagacagggccaaaaacacatacatcacccatgtcacaccctgacctaaccaaaacaataaagaaaacagagaatactaaggtcagggcgtggcaCTGGGAGAtgaaggccaaatctacactggagtcgATTACGAAGAAGACTGTGAATGTTCATGAgcggccgagttacagttttgactgaaatctacatgaaaatctatggaaagacctgaaaaatggttgtctaacaatgatcaacaaccaataagacagcacttgaagaagtttggaaagaataatgggcacaatccaggtgtgtaaatcTCTTAGAAACTTTTCCAGAGACTtccagctgtaatggctgcccaaggtgattctaacatgtattgactccgGGGGTTGAACACTTATCTAATCAATAcatttttcttttgtttttcatGTTCCACTTCAGTTTACCTTGGTTCTCTGCTTGACTGGTTTCTGGTGTCTCCTCTTCAACggcctctcctccttctcctcctcctgctgcacctcctcctccttctcctcctcttgctgcacctcctcctccttcttctcctcctgtttcacctcctcctccttctcctcctcctgcttcaCCTCCAAGCTGGTCTGCAGCTCCTATCAtcactccttcatctctctcttcctcttccacactctctccatccctttcctcctctccccctatcgcCTCACCCCCTGCGTCCCCAATCACTACTTCAGCTCcagcctcttcctcctccacaaccaccacactttcctccatccttccctcctccccctctcctcccaccaccaccaccacctcctccttccctccctcctcttcaactgGCTCCCCCACTACCGACTGAGTAGTATTCATTTCCTCATAGTCTTCCACGCCCACCTCCCCACCTAACCCCTCACCTCCCTCAtcttccacctccacctccccctctcgctccttctctcctccagcctcctcAGTCACAGTCTCCTGCTCTGTCTGCACCTCGTCCTCCTCCACCATTTCGGTTGCTAATTTCTCCTCTatcgcctcctcctctcccgccgcctcctcctcctctccctccgtctcctctacgtctacctctcttcctccctcctcctcctcttcttctgggAGGGtagtttcctcctcctccttttctagGAAGGTAGTATCCTGCACAACCTTTCCCTCAGTGAGGGGAAAAACAGGGGCCTCCACTAGTTGATCTTCCACCTCCTCTGCTATACTCTCCTCCTCAGACTCAGCTGCTGTCTCTCccagcacctcctctctccccgccTCCTCCTTTACAGACACAGCTTCAGTggcctccccttctcctccaacctccacctcctcttccaccACTTCAGTCAAGGCATCCTCCTGTTCTCCttgctcctccacctctccttcctcctctacctccatcacctcctgctcccctcctcctcctcctcctccaaactcctcctccactccatcCTCTACTTCAACCagctcctccttcccctccccttgTACCTCCTTCAGCACTTCTCCCATAGCGGCCTCCACCACCCTCTCTACCAGCTCCTTCAGCACCTCCTCGACCCCCGGCTCCTCGGCCAGCTCCGAGGCCTCCTGCACGGCGTCCTCCACCTCCTTCAGGCTGGGCGTAGCACCCTCCGGGAGCACCTCCTCCTGCTCTGGTTCCGGAGGAATCTCTGGTGCCTCTTGGAGGGTTACTTCCATAGAGGGCAAGGTGGACGTTGACAGGTCTGCAACGGGGAAATACACACATATTTTACATGtagaaatgtattttataatatacacacacacagaaccagtcaaatgtttggacacaccgactcattcaagggtttttctttattttgactatgttctacattgtagaataatagtgaagacatcagaactatgaaataacacatatggaatcatgtagtaaccaaagaaaagtgttaaacaaatcaaaatatattttatattcttcaatgtagccacccttgatgacagctttgcacactcattctATATTTCAAAAGATTGATACTTACATATATTTGTACACATATAAACCTATTTTACAATATCTATTTATATTTCAAAAGATTGATGCTGAGAAGTCTGTGTGTGAGTGGACATGTCTGCATGGAGAAATAAAGTTCTCTAGTATATATGGAGGTTATTGAGGATACTGATACAACACGTCTTTACACTagtggccatgttctgttataacctccacccggcacagccagaagaggactggcccacccctcagagcctggttcctctctacccagcacagccagaagaggactggcccaccccacatagcctggttcctctctatgtttcttcctaggttttggcctttctagggagtttttcctagccaccatgcttctacacctgcattgcttgctgtttggggttttaggctgggtttctgtacagcactttgagatatcagctgatgtacgaagggctatataaatcaattagatttgatttgatttgactagtgGTTGAGCTGGGTTGGACCCTGGGTCTTTGTTGGCTTGGGAGAGAAATGCCAACAGTAATATTATAAATAGTAGTAGTTGACTAGCTATTACAAAGTATCGTGTTGCCTGACTCTCACCATTCTCTCTGCTGGAAAAGGCTGGGTTGATATAAATCTACTATTTTGGTTTATTGTCTTTCAAACAAGTAAGGAAAATTTATAAAATGTTATATTGTTTAGATAAATCACATTGCGTTTATGATGGGGTGTTTCATTTGGAGAGGACTTAAAAGCAAACAAAATATGGGTTAATATCACCACATCACAGTCCATGGACCACACATTGATGAGACACAACTAAGCACCATTAGTTATTACTAATAATTTATTACTAATTAATTACAGTTAATTACAGTTAGATAACATCACAATAGagacacagtagaaaaacaagagagacagtagaaaaccagagagacagtagataacaagagagacagtagaaaacaagagacacagtagaaaacacgagagacagtagaaacaagagagacagtagataacaagagagacagtagaacacaagagagacagtagataacaagagagactgtagaaaacaagagagaaaaacgagagacagtagaaaacaagagagaccgtagaaacacaagagagacaatagaaaacgagagagaaaaacgagagacagtagaaaacaagagagacagtagaagaaaaaaagagagacagtagaaaacaagagagaaaaacgagagacagtagaaaacaagagagacagtagaaaacaagagagacagtagaaaacaagagagacagtagacaacaagagagacagtagaaaacaagagagaccgtagaaacacaagagagacagtagaaacacaagagagacagtagaaacacaagagagaaaaacaagagagacagtagaaaacaagagagacagtagacaacaagagagacagtagaaaacacgagagacagtagaaaacaagagtgacagtagaaacacaacagagacagtagaaaacaagagacagtagaaaagcaagagagacagtagaaaacaagagacagtagaaaacaagagacagtagaaaagcaagagagacagtagaaaacaagatagacagtagaaacacaagagagacagtagaaaacacaagagagacagtagaaaacacaagagacagtagaaacacaagagagaaaaacaagagacagtagaaaacaagagagacagtagaaaacaagagagacagtagaaacacaagagagacagtagaaaacacaagagagacaatagaaaacaagagagacagtagaaaacaagagagacagtagaaacacaagagagaaaaacaagagacagtagaaaagcaagagacagtagaacacaagagacagtagaaaaacaagagagagacagtagaaaacaagagagacaatagaaaacaagagagagacagtagaaaacaagagagacagtagaaaagcaagagagacagtagaaaacaagagagacagtggaaaacaagagacagtagaaaacacaagagagacagtagaaaacaagagagacagtagaaaacaagagagaaaaacaagagacagtagaaaagcaagagagagacagtcgaaacacaagagagagacagtagaaacacaagagagaaaaacaagagacagtagaaaagcaagagacagtagaacacaagacgcagtagaaaacaagagagagacagtaaaaaacaagagagagagtagaaaagcaagagagatagtagaaaacaagagagacagtagaaaacaagagagacaatagaaaagcaagagagacagtagaaaacaagagagacagtagaaaacaagagacagtagaaaagcaagagagacagtagaaaacaagagagacagtagaaaacaagagacagtagaaaagcaagagagacagtagaaaacaagagagacagtagaaaacaagagacagtagaaaagcaagagagactgtagaaaacaagagacagtagaaaacaagagagactgtagaaaacaagagacagtagaaaacaagagagactgtagaaaacaagagacagtagaaaacaagagagagacagtagaaaacaagagacagtagaaaacaaaagagacagtagaaacacaagagagactgtagaaaacaagagagacagtagaaacataagagagacagtagaaaacaagagacagtagaaaacaaaagagacagtagaaacacaagagagactgtagaaaacaagagagacagtagaaacacaagagagactgtagaaaacaagagagacagtagaaaacaagagagacagtagaacacaagagagacagtagaaacacaagagagactgtagaaaacaagagagacagtagaaaacaagagagacagtagaacacaagagagacagtagaaacacaagagagactgtagaaaacaagagagagacagtagaaaacaagagagagacagtagaaaacaagagagagacagtagaaaacaagagagagacagtagaaatcaagagacaatagaaaacaggagacagtagaaaaacaagagacagtagaaaaacaagagacagtagaaaacaagaggcagacagtagaaaacaagagacagacagtagaaaacaagagacacagtagaaacacaagagagacagtagaaacacaag harbors:
- the LOC110514820 gene encoding leucine-rich repeat and calponin homology domain-containing protein 2-like is translated as MIGAADQLGGEAGGGEGGGGETGGEEGGGGAARGGEGGGGAAGGGEGGEAVEEETPETSQAENQEVLLDPVEGSMRSIPGKSRDPASPLSPHRPRGETESNTMGGEEILEGVDLESNDANKIITFKDNLLNFDPDEVISTLDNFVEDIPARANEEESGETNKVVEVTTESGLEAWKIGAISAAVFLVLETIVIIVYVLKCRDKTNR